One genomic window of Micrococcus flavus includes the following:
- a CDS encoding TetR/AcrR family transcriptional regulator — MSEAPVTSAAPGRAPARTARERAKARRRADLLAAAARLFAAGGYDAARLEDIGAAAGVSGPAVYRHFAGKAAVLVEILETASTGLLEGGHDAVRDLAPGAESLRALIAFHTDFAVDNRDVIRVQDRDMSSLPDADRTAIARVQRRYIELWAAQLRHMHPHEDHATAVFRVQAVLGLLNSTPHSVRRAPSDRSARRQTLVSMAWAAASAPLRPAAPVVA, encoded by the coding sequence CCGGCCGCGCGCCCGCGCGCACGGCCCGGGAGCGTGCCAAGGCCCGCCGCCGGGCGGACCTCCTGGCGGCCGCCGCCCGGCTGTTCGCCGCCGGGGGGTACGACGCGGCCCGACTCGAGGACATCGGGGCCGCCGCCGGAGTGAGCGGTCCGGCCGTGTACCGCCACTTCGCCGGCAAGGCCGCCGTGCTCGTGGAGATCCTGGAGACCGCCAGCACGGGCCTGCTCGAGGGCGGGCACGACGCCGTCCGGGACCTCGCTCCCGGCGCCGAGTCCCTGCGCGCATTGATCGCGTTCCACACGGACTTCGCGGTGGACAACCGGGACGTCATCCGCGTGCAGGACCGGGACATGTCCTCCCTGCCCGACGCCGACCGCACCGCCATCGCGCGGGTGCAGCGCCGGTACATCGAGCTGTGGGCGGCCCAGCTGCGCCACATGCACCCGCACGAGGACCACGCCACCGCCGTGTTCCGCGTGCAGGCCGTGCTGGGACTGCTCAACTCCACCCCGCACTCGGTCCGCCGCGCCCCGTCGGACCGCAGCGCGCGCCGTCAGACCCTGGTCTCGATGGCCTGGGCGGCGGCCTCCGCCCCGCTGCGGCCGGCGGCCCCGGTGGTAGCCTGA